In Treponema primitia ZAS-2, a genomic segment contains:
- a CDS encoding SPOR domain-containing protein, protein MMIKRVLTVLLFSVMLTAICAAQAKPLNYVQTGAATQDLESDELVAGHAILPIGQEVKVTNLETGAEATVTITERIGQSNSRIINLSPAAAAAIAMFDDTTQVTIEAILNQDAGTTAAPVAATATAAVTPAATPAPGATVPAAPVAVAPTSATIPAPGVTTPAAPVAAVTPGPTDAPEPVAATSEPAASDTLPPPPVASVPIPAAASPAPSGITPTSEIEPIVPPWEQEPFIPRPIPTDPLLPELAAPWISGIERPRVNGPAQVPAPPAYAPAPTLAPPPPRQGPAVKVIPHMPGARDNTVYRVQVGSFKARINAQEVFDRLLNAGFSPVFEQQGTMTRVLIPWIRGFEMQGVGERLYNAGFREVWLREEY, encoded by the coding sequence ATGATGATTAAACGTGTGCTTACCGTACTGTTGTTCAGTGTAATGCTTACTGCGATTTGCGCAGCCCAGGCCAAACCATTGAATTATGTTCAAACCGGTGCGGCAACCCAGGATCTGGAATCGGATGAACTCGTTGCAGGTCACGCCATCCTGCCTATAGGCCAGGAAGTTAAGGTAACCAATCTGGAGACGGGCGCCGAGGCCACGGTAACAATTACTGAGCGTATAGGCCAGTCAAATTCCCGGATCATAAACCTTTCCCCTGCCGCAGCCGCGGCCATTGCCATGTTTGACGATACTACCCAGGTAACCATTGAAGCGATATTGAATCAGGACGCAGGAACAACTGCGGCGCCTGTAGCAGCAACAGCTACTGCGGCGGTAACACCGGCTGCCACACCCGCGCCTGGGGCAACTGTCCCGGCGGCGCCTGTAGCTGTTGCGCCAACATCGGCTACAATACCCGCGCCTGGGGTAACTACCCCAGCGGCGCCTGTGGCTGCTGTCACCCCGGGGCCTACAGATGCCCCGGAGCCAGTAGCTGCAACATCTGAGCCGGCTGCTTCTGATACCCTTCCCCCGCCCCCGGTGGCTTCCGTGCCGATCCCTGCCGCAGCCTCCCCGGCACCGTCCGGAATAACCCCAACCTCAGAAATTGAACCCATTGTTCCCCCTTGGGAGCAGGAACCCTTTATTCCCCGGCCTATACCCACTGATCCCCTGCTGCCGGAACTGGCCGCACCCTGGATTTCAGGGATTGAACGGCCCAGGGTAAACGGCCCGGCCCAAGTTCCGGCCCCGCCGGCCTATGCGCCTGCTCCGACTCTGGCCCCCCCGCCACCCCGTCAAGGTCCCGCAGTCAAGGTGATACCCCATATGCCAGGCGCCCGTGATAACACGGTGTACCGGGTCCAGGTAGGCTCCTTCAAAGCCCGGATAAACGCCCAGGAGGTTTTTGACCGCCTGTTAAACGCCGGGTTCAGCCCGGTCTTTGAACAACAGGGCACCATGACCCGGGTACTCATTCCCTGGATTCGGGGCTTTGAGATGCAGGGCGTGGGGGAACGGCTCTACAATGCGGGTTTCCGGGAAGTTTGGCTGCGGGAAGAATA
- a CDS encoding Crp/Fnr family transcriptional regulator, with translation MALLPEADLSVFARFTRTFKPGEMIFSEFEPGDTFYLIQEGRVELVKVLGDVEKTLDILQPPETFGEMAILENSPRSATAIALDKVQVLEFNRKNFEILISGNPQIALKLLRTFARRLYDSKRKFMILTLEEPQARIADVFLMLDEQQADNDKTIDRREFRTTVDDIAHWAAMSVNEAREIINHFVTQRRMELLSDRIVVKNINDFSRYVNSRRRQIL, from the coding sequence ATGGCCCTGCTTCCCGAGGCGGATCTTTCCGTCTTTGCCCGTTTTACCCGGACCTTCAAGCCCGGGGAGATGATCTTCTCCGAATTCGAACCCGGGGATACCTTTTACCTCATCCAGGAAGGCCGGGTAGAACTGGTCAAGGTTCTCGGGGATGTGGAAAAAACCCTAGACATACTCCAGCCCCCGGAAACCTTCGGCGAAATGGCGATCCTGGAAAATTCCCCCCGGTCCGCCACTGCCATAGCCTTGGACAAGGTGCAGGTTCTGGAATTCAACCGGAAAAATTTTGAAATTCTCATATCCGGAAATCCCCAGATAGCCCTGAAACTCCTGCGAACCTTTGCAAGACGCCTGTACGATTCAAAGCGCAAATTCATGATTCTCACCCTGGAGGAACCCCAGGCCCGTATTGCGGACGTCTTTCTGATGCTGGACGAACAGCAGGCCGACAATGACAAGACCATCGACCGCCGTGAATTCCGCACCACCGTAGATGATATAGCCCACTGGGCAGCCATGAGCGTCAACGAAGCCCGGGAAATCATCAACCATTTTGTCACCCAGCGCCGGATGGAACTCCTCAGTGACCGTATTGTGGTCAAAAACATCAATGATTTTTCTCGCTATGTAAATTCCCGCCGCCGTCAAATCCTGTAG
- a CDS encoding cyclic nucleotide-binding domain-containing protein yields the protein MPKTLQYRDGAVIYFAGETNSEKIYLLQSGKVNLSYQDIENGENILDSVQKGEFFGVKSALGKYPREENAIAYQETTVMAFVVSEFEQLASSNTRIIMKMLKVFSNQQRRVHQQIANIMEKEGYNPENPEQSLYNVGEYYLKNKRFSQAKYIFGRYLTYYPSGKNAAKAAQNMQVTENSGQEAMPPPPPIRRKSSIGQAVAGENSSATAKAYYDAVSFISQGKFQQAFVALNQIVDAKEDLEYMAKSTYEIGRCLFMMNKFDECIQHFTIMITSYPKHPNLGDALYFIGQSHENRGMKDMAIVFYKKILSMIPDQEEPVHQKAKKALSSLGGA from the coding sequence ATGCCTAAAACACTGCAATACAGAGACGGCGCGGTTATCTATTTTGCCGGGGAAACCAACTCGGAAAAGATATACCTGCTCCAGAGTGGCAAGGTAAATCTCTCCTATCAGGATATTGAAAATGGGGAGAACATATTAGACTCCGTACAGAAAGGGGAATTTTTTGGGGTTAAATCCGCCCTGGGCAAGTATCCCCGGGAAGAGAATGCCATTGCCTACCAGGAAACTACCGTTATGGCCTTTGTGGTTTCCGAATTTGAACAATTGGCCAGTTCCAATACCCGGATAATCATGAAGATGCTCAAGGTTTTTTCCAATCAGCAGCGGCGCGTCCACCAGCAAATCGCCAATATTATGGAAAAAGAAGGGTATAATCCTGAAAATCCCGAGCAGAGTCTCTACAATGTGGGGGAATACTACCTGAAAAACAAACGTTTTTCCCAGGCAAAGTATATTTTCGGCCGCTATCTGACCTACTACCCCTCGGGGAAGAATGCCGCTAAGGCGGCGCAAAATATGCAGGTCACCGAAAATTCCGGGCAAGAGGCTATGCCGCCCCCGCCACCGATCAGGCGAAAATCATCCATAGGCCAGGCCGTTGCGGGGGAAAACAGTTCCGCCACTGCCAAAGCCTATTATGACGCAGTCAGTTTTATCTCCCAGGGAAAATTCCAGCAGGCTTTCGTTGCCCTGAATCAGATCGTGGACGCCAAAGAGGACCTGGAGTACATGGCAAAAAGTACTTACGAAATCGGCCGCTGTCTGTTTATGATGAATAAATTTGATGAGTGCATCCAGCACTTTACGATCATGATCACCAGCTATCCCAAGCACCCAAACCTGGGGGATGCCCTGTACTTCATAGGCCAGTCCCATGAAAACCGGGGCATGAAGGATATGGCGATAGTATTTTATAAAAAGATCCTTTCGATGATCCCCGACCAGGAAGAGCCGGTCCATCAGAAAGCAAAGAAAGCCCTGTCCAGTCTGGGAGGTGCCTAG
- a CDS encoding PHP domain-containing protein produces MIDLHTHSRASDGSLTPSQLIQAAKERGISALALTDHDTVDGLEEARVEAVKAGIRFIPGIELEIRYENEAGASAVSGEFHLLGLGLREIGPGFRETLTDLGRRRENRNLQILDRMVEQGIQAEYSEVQALSGGGSVGRPHFADLLVKRGIVKNREQAFDRFLGKGRPLYIPKEGLEFTRALSLVRDAGGIPVLAHPMSLYIAWGRLPDFIADLAAQGLAGIEAWHPTTKVQACKRLEELGRSLGLYITAGSDFHGESRPDRKLGITAGGLKIDDFFLDSIPPLQNLPENAIIQE; encoded by the coding sequence ATGATCGATCTGCATACCCATTCCAGGGCCTCCGACGGCTCTTTGACCCCTTCTCAGCTGATACAAGCCGCTAAAGAGCGGGGCATTTCCGCCCTTGCCTTGACGGATCACGATACCGTCGACGGCCTTGAAGAGGCCCGGGTGGAGGCGGTAAAGGCTGGGATACGGTTCATTCCGGGGATAGAGCTGGAGATACGGTATGAAAACGAAGCGGGGGCCAGCGCGGTTAGCGGGGAATTCCATCTTTTGGGCCTGGGGCTCCGGGAGATCGGGCCGGGTTTCCGGGAAACCCTGACAGATTTGGGCCGTAGGCGGGAAAACCGGAACTTACAGATCCTGGACCGCATGGTGGAGCAGGGGATCCAGGCGGAGTATAGCGAAGTCCAGGCGCTTTCCGGGGGCGGCTCTGTGGGGCGGCCCCATTTTGCGGACCTTTTGGTTAAACGGGGCATTGTGAAAAACCGGGAACAGGCTTTTGACCGGTTCCTGGGCAAGGGGCGGCCCCTGTATATCCCCAAGGAGGGGCTGGAATTTACCAGGGCCCTGAGCCTTGTCCGGGATGCCGGAGGTATCCCGGTGTTGGCCCACCCCATGTCCCTCTATATTGCCTGGGGTCGGCTCCCGGACTTTATCGCGGATCTGGCTGCCCAGGGGCTTGCGGGTATTGAGGCTTGGCACCCCACCACTAAAGTCCAGGCCTGCAAACGTCTGGAAGAACTGGGAAGATCCCTGGGGCTCTACATCACCGCGGGCAGCGATTTTCATGGGGAGTCCCGGCCGGACCGGAAACTGGGGATCACCGCCGGGGGCCTGAAAATCGACGATTTTTTTCTGGATTCTATTCCCCCCTTGCAGAATCTACCTGAAAACGCTATAATTCAAGAATAA
- a CDS encoding DHH family phosphoesterase: MKTPIPQALLEFIQENSKFLIAGHREPDGDCVGSQLALGSVLERLGKEVIPCSAGPFKRGEIKGYEPRFSSGPTDAERSGAAVIILDCSSPERTGDLAPFLKGLPTATIDHHRTGETHEFLSYLDPSAPSTTFLVLELIEALGLSPTKEEAELLFFGLCTDTGFFRHVDDQGAETFRCASRLIDAGANPKRVFQAMNGGKTLDSRILMGTILAHAESYFGGKLLFCTETLEDTQRYGLEGRDSDSLYQLLQAVEGVEAIVIIRQESPDNCTVGFRSRDAVDVAAIAAGFGGGGHKNAAGLSVGGVIEELRPQILQAFQKVFNQNP, encoded by the coding sequence GTGAAAACCCCGATACCCCAAGCCCTGCTTGAATTTATTCAGGAAAATTCTAAATTTCTCATAGCCGGCCACCGGGAGCCCGATGGTGACTGTGTGGGAAGCCAACTAGCCCTTGGTTCCGTCCTGGAACGGCTGGGCAAAGAAGTCATCCCCTGTTCCGCCGGACCTTTTAAGCGGGGGGAAATAAAAGGCTACGAACCACGGTTTAGCTCCGGCCCCACCGATGCGGAGCGTTCCGGCGCGGCGGTGATCATCCTGGATTGTAGTTCCCCGGAACGTACCGGGGACCTGGCCCCCTTTCTAAAGGGGCTCCCCACGGCGACCATCGATCATCACCGCACTGGGGAAACCCATGAATTCCTGAGCTACCTGGACCCCTCGGCGCCTTCTACCACCTTTCTGGTCCTGGAACTTATCGAAGCCCTGGGGCTGAGTCCCACTAAAGAGGAGGCGGAACTGCTTTTCTTTGGGCTTTGTACAGACACGGGCTTTTTTCGCCACGTGGACGACCAGGGTGCCGAAACCTTCCGCTGCGCCTCCCGGCTTATCGACGCCGGGGCCAATCCCAAGCGAGTATTCCAGGCCATGAACGGCGGCAAAACTCTGGATTCCCGGATACTCATGGGCACGATCCTTGCCCACGCGGAATCCTATTTTGGGGGCAAGCTTCTCTTTTGCACAGAAACCCTGGAGGATACCCAGCGTTACGGTCTGGAAGGCAGGGATTCTGACAGCCTCTACCAGCTTCTCCAGGCTGTGGAGGGGGTAGAAGCCATCGTCATCATACGCCAGGAAAGCCCCGACAATTGTACTGTGGGCTTCCGTTCCCGGGACGCCGTGGATGTGGCGGCCATAGCCGCAGGCTTTGGCGGCGGGGGACACAAAAATGCTGCAGGACTCAGCGTAGGCGGGGTCATAGAAGAACTGCGGCCGCAAATTCTCCAGGCCTTCCAAAAAGTTTTTAACCAGAACCCGTGA
- a CDS encoding 23S rRNA (adenine(2030)-N(6))-methyltransferase RlmJ: protein MLSYRHGFHAGNGADVLKHGVLIFCLEYLCRKETPFFAIDTHAGAGLYALTEGFGALNREWERGAQRLLESPGLPPLLARYAALVAESLDAWGNYPGSPAIMQRLLRDQDRAACFELHPTDFAGLEQALGTDSRFRLSRSDGFASLKALLPPPSRRACIFMDPSYELKTDYTLVPASLAEALGRFPTGLYIIWYPLLRSSREPSAGASLAETLMALYPGNRCAVEIRTAPPEFPAQNTPSGSPVLRLYGHGLVIFNPPWTLRPALEESLPVLASLLGGEAGSWRLQWETEPPTP from the coding sequence ATGTTAAGTTACAGGCACGGGTTTCATGCGGGCAATGGTGCGGATGTCCTGAAGCACGGGGTTTTGATTTTTTGCCTGGAGTATCTCTGCCGGAAAGAGACGCCTTTCTTCGCCATTGATACCCATGCCGGGGCGGGGCTGTATGCACTGACCGAAGGGTTCGGGGCGCTGAACCGGGAATGGGAGCGGGGGGCGCAGCGGCTACTGGAAAGCCCCGGCTTGCCGCCTCTTCTAGCCCGGTATGCCGCCCTGGTAGCGGAATCCCTGGACGCCTGGGGGAACTATCCGGGTTCTCCGGCTATTATGCAAAGGCTGCTCAGGGATCAGGACAGGGCGGCTTGTTTTGAACTTCACCCGACAGATTTTGCCGGCCTGGAGCAAGCCCTGGGCACGGACAGCCGCTTCCGTCTGAGCCGGAGTGACGGCTTTGCCAGCCTGAAAGCCCTGCTCCCGCCCCCGTCCAGGCGGGCTTGTATCTTCATGGACCCTTCCTACGAACTTAAAACCGATTATACCCTGGTTCCCGCCTCCCTCGCCGAAGCCCTAGGGCGTTTCCCCACGGGGCTGTATATTATCTGGTACCCTTTATTGCGCAGTTCCCGGGAGCCCTCAGCCGGTGCGAGCCTGGCGGAAACCCTCATGGCTCTGTACCCCGGAAACCGCTGTGCCGTGGAAATCCGTACCGCTCCCCCTGAATTTCCGGCCCAGAATACCCCGTCGGGCAGCCCGGTACTGCGCCTGTACGGTCACGGTCTGGTTATCTTCAACCCCCCCTGGACCCTGCGCCCAGCCCTGGAAGAAAGCCTTCCGGTACTGGCCTCGCTCTTGGGAGGAGAAGCGGGAAGCTGGCGCCTGCAGTGGGAAACCGAGCCCCCGACCCCGTAG